In Streptomyces paludis, the genomic stretch GAGCCTCCGGGAGCGCCCCCGGAGGCGGTGAGCTGGTCGATCCGACCACCGGAGCCGTCAACCGCCGCGCCTTCGCGTCCAGGAGCGGCAATCAGCTGGAGCTGCTGGACGCGGCGAACGGCCCGCAGGGCGTACGGCTGGTGACCGGCGACGGGAAGCTGAAGATCGATCTGGACCGCCGGGGCACCACCGTGGTCATCCACAGCGACGGCAGCGTGGAGATCGAGGCCGGGCAGCAGGTGTCGATCACGGCGGGGCGCGGCGTGACGCTGGACGCGGGACAGGGTGTGCTCGAACTCAGCGGCGATTCGGTGAAGTTGACGGCCCGCACCGGGGTCCAGGTGGACGGCGGGACGGGCCGGCTGCGGCTGGCCACGGGCGGTGCGCTGGATGTCCAGGGCAGTCAGGTCGCGGTCAACGGCACCTCGCGCACCGAGATCAAGGGCGGCACCACCTGCTCCATCAACGCGCCCCTGGTCAAGATCAACTAGCGCACGGCACCACCAGCACGGCACCACCAGCGCACGGCACCACCACGCAGAACCCTCGAAAGGAGTACGGAGCGATGTCGGCAGCCGCACGCGTCGGCGACCCCACCGGCCACCCCGGCACGGTCGCCCCGCCCGGGGTGACCTCGGTGCTCATCGGCGGCAGACCGGCCGCCACGGTCGGCACCCCGCACCACTGCGCCGCCCCGCCCCCGGCCACGCACCCGCCGTCAACGGTCATCGGCCCAGGCAGCGCGACCGTACTGATCGGGGGCGCCCGCGCGGCCCGTGTCGGCGACCGGGCGGGCTGCGGATCGGCCGTCGTGTCCGGCTGCGCGAGCGTACGGATCGGGGGGTGAGGGAGCCGGATGGGAGAGCAGTTCATCGGCGCGGGCTGGGCCTTTCCGCCGCATACGGACGCCACCGGCTCCATCGCCCTCGTCGGCGGGGAGCGCGCGCTGGAGGAGTCGATCCGGCTGATCCTCGCGACCTCGCCCGGCGAGCGGCCGATGCGGCCGGAGTTCGGCTGCGCCGTCAACGACTACGTGTTCGCCCCGGCCGACGCGGGGACGGCCGGGCAGCTCGCCTACGAGGTACGGCTCGCGCTGGAGCGCTGGGAGCCCCGGATCGAGGTGGCCGAGGTGACCGTCCGGTTCGACGAGGCGGACAACGGCGTGCTGTACATCGACATCGGCTACTCGGTGCGCGGCTCCAACGACCCCCGGAATCTCGTATTCCCGTTCTATGTGATCCCGCAGCACGAGGAGGACGGCGCGTGACGCTTCCCAGCCCCGATCTGGACGACCGCCGCTTCCAGGGCCTGGTCGACGAGGCCAAGCGCCTGGTCCAGCAGCGCTGCCCGGAGTGGACGGACCACAATGTCTCGGACCCGGGGGTGACGCTGATCGAGGCGTTCGCCACCATGGTCGACCAGCTGGTCTACCGGCTGAACCGGGTGCCGGAGAAGAACTATCTGACCTTTCTCGACCTCATCGGGGTACGGCTGTATCCGCCGACGGCGGCCCGTACCGAGGTCACCTTCCGGCTCTCCGCGCCCCGGCCCGAGCCGGTACGGGTGCGGGCGGGCACCGAGGTCGCCACGGTCCGTACCGAGACCGAGGAGGCGGTGGTGTTCACCACGAGCCGGGAGCTGACGCTCCTGCCCTGCGCGTACGAGCGCCTCGCGACCCGGTCCGCCGCGGGCGACGCGACCGACCGGTCGGAGGAACTGGCCCTCGGCCGGGACGTGCCCTGCTTCGGCGCCACGCCCACCCCCGGCGACGCCCTCTACGTCGGGCTGTCCCGGGCCGTACCGGCGGGCGTGGTCGTGCTGCGGCTCGACTGCCGGATCGAGGGCGTGGGCGTCGACCCGCGGCGCCCGCCGCTGCTCTGGGAGGCGTTCGACGGCACGGAGTGGCGGGCCTGCGAGATCGAGAAGGACGACACGGGCGGCTTCAACAAGTCGGGCGAGCTGATCCTGCATCTGCCCCGGACACACACCGCGTCCCAGGTCGTACGGCGCTCGGCCGGCTGGCTGCGCTGCCGGCTGCTGGCGGCGGAGCCCGGTCAGCCGCGCTATGTCGCGTCGCCGACCGTACGCCGTATCACCGCCTTCACGATCGGCGGCACGGTCGAGGCGGCGCACGCGGAGACGGTACGGGAGGAGATCCTCGGCGCGGCGGAGGGCGTGCCGGGGCAGAGCTTCCTGCTCGCGCGGCCACCGGTGGTGCCGGGGGACTTCGTGGTCGAGGTGGCGGATGTCGAGGCGCGGTCCGGCTGGGCGGACTGGACCCGGGTCGACGACTTCGCGCACTCGGGACCGGACGACCGGCACATCACGCTCGACCCCAACTCCGGCCGGGTGGACTTCGGTCCGGCCGTCCGGGAGCGGGACGGCGGACTGCGGTACTACGGCGCGGTCCCCCGCAAGGGAAGTCCCGTACGGGTACGGAGCTACCGCACCGGCGGCGGCCGGCGCGGCAACGTGGCCCGGGGCGCGCTGCGCGTGCTGCGCGGTTCGCTGCCGTTCGTGGCGCGGGTGGAGAACCGGCGGGCGGCGCTCGGCGGTGTGGACGGCGAGACGGTCGAGAGCGCCCGGGTGCGCGGGCCGATGACGCTGCGGACCCTGCACCGGGCGGTCGTGCCGCACGACTACGAGCTGCTGGCCCGTGAGGTCGCCCCGGACGCGGCGCGCGTCCACTGCGTACCGGCGGGCCGGGACGCGGACGCGGGCGGGGTACGGCTGCTGGTCGTACCGTCCGGGAGCGGTGACGAACAGGGCCGGATCGGCTTCGAGGAGCTGACCCCGCCGCCGGACACGATGGAGCAGATCCGGGCCCATCTGGAGGAGCGCCGGCCGATCGGCGCGCGGCTGGTGGTGGAGCCGCCGTTCTACCAGGGGGTGACGGTCGTGGCCCAGGTGCAGGCGCGCCGGGGCGCGGTGCCCGA encodes the following:
- a CDS encoding PAAR domain-containing protein gives rise to the protein MSAAARVGDPTGHPGTVAPPGVTSVLIGGRPAATVGTPHHCAAPPPATHPPSTVIGPGSATVLIGGARAARVGDRAGCGSAVVSGCASVRIGG
- a CDS encoding GPW/gp25 family protein, which encodes MGEQFIGAGWAFPPHTDATGSIALVGGERALEESIRLILATSPGERPMRPEFGCAVNDYVFAPADAGTAGQLAYEVRLALERWEPRIEVAEVTVRFDEADNGVLYIDIGYSVRGSNDPRNLVFPFYVIPQHEEDGA
- a CDS encoding putative baseplate assembly protein, with product MTLPSPDLDDRRFQGLVDEAKRLVQQRCPEWTDHNVSDPGVTLIEAFATMVDQLVYRLNRVPEKNYLTFLDLIGVRLYPPTAARTEVTFRLSAPRPEPVRVRAGTEVATVRTETEEAVVFTTSRELTLLPCAYERLATRSAAGDATDRSEELALGRDVPCFGATPTPGDALYVGLSRAVPAGVVVLRLDCRIEGVGVDPRRPPLLWEAFDGTEWRACEIEKDDTGGFNKSGELILHLPRTHTASQVVRRSAGWLRCRLLAAEPGQPRYVASPTVRRITAFTIGGTVEAAHAETVREEILGAAEGVPGQSFLLARPPVVPGDFVVEVADVEARSGWADWTRVDDFAHSGPDDRHITLDPNSGRVDFGPAVRERDGGLRYYGAVPRKGSPVRVRSYRTGGGRRGNVARGALRVLRGSLPFVARVENRRAALGGVDGETVESARVRGPMTLRTLHRAVVPHDYELLAREVAPDAARVHCVPAGRDADAGGVRLLVVPSGSGDEQGRIGFEELTPPPDTMEQIRAHLEERRPIGARLVVEPPFYQGVTVVAQVQARRGAVPERLREEALTALYGYFNPLTGGPDGQGWPFGRPIQSGEAFAVLQRVADVDLVEDVRLYPADPMTGRRGEPTTRITLDRHALAFSFEHQLRIREA